Part of the Heptranchias perlo isolate sHepPer1 chromosome 20, sHepPer1.hap1, whole genome shotgun sequence genome is shown below.
agagagtgtaataatgtttacaggggatccagagaccgtACCAATATTCACAGGCGATCCAGAGACTGCaataatattttcaggggatccaggaACTTTACTCGTATTTATAGTTGGTTCCAGAGATTTTATTATTGTTTACAGAGTGTCACAGCTTGATCTAGAATTTCAATCTTTATTTCGCTTCCTTATAGTTAATTTATTGacaattgtgatcctgtctcgtgggaagtgcggtctctccaaatgtgtcactcgctacctggtgtccatggcggcggcggatctactggtcattaTCATCGATCTGTTATTGAGGCAGATTCCCATTATTTATCGTTCACAGTTCACTTTTCTAGACCACtttcccgtgtgtaatatccacgctgttctgctttatgcagtcacggactgttctgtctggttcaccgtcactttcacctttgatcgttttgtggccatttgttgccagaagctgaaaactaattaTTGCACCAAGAAAACGGCAGCTCTGGTTTTAGGAACAGcgagtgtgctgagctgtttaaagaacaTTTTCTGGTACTTTGTGTTCGAAGGTCAATATCTGCTTTCCAATAACCCTTGGTTTTGCTTTGCTGTAACGGGTGTTTCAACATCCCCGGTATGGGCAgtaatcgaactccttcattatatcctCACCCCGTGTGTCCCATTTATTCTGATTGCGTTCCTCAATGTTTTCacagtcagacacattttagtggccagcagagcccgcaggagactccggggtcacagcagtggggagagcaccagagacccagagatggagagtcgcaggaaatcaatgattttactgtttgttatatcaggAAACTTTATCGTGTTATGGGTGGTGTTCATGTTGTATTCTATTAATCGACGATTGTTGTATTTGGACTCTTCGTCTGTAATTCTACATCCActtgtacaagaactgggatttatgctccagctcctgagttgctgcacaaacacctgtatttatgccgtgacccaggctaaattcagagagcagttgaagaacgtggtgaaatatccctttactgtaattgttaaattcattaaatagtgCGAAGATCGGAAGACTGCAGAGTTAGATCTGTGTTATTCCGACAGGCTGCGGTGCTGCAAACACTGAGTGTTTATGTAATCGCTGAAACGTTTATAACCTGAGGCTATTGATAGACTCATTTTACAGATCTTGTCAAAGTGTGTATCACATGCAAGGACAAGTTGTAAAATAACATGTGGTCACCTATCGCTAGAAATGTTTGTCCATA
Proteins encoded:
- the LOC137335657 gene encoding probable G-protein coupled receptor 139, which gives rise to MGRNLRTIDWNVTAMYRNLGTIDWTVAEMGRNLRTIDWDSSFWVFQYLFAYYGSMSFVGRTYFMLRSIQLIYYPLLATVGVPVNLLTIVILSRGKCGLSKCVTRYLVSMAAADLLVIIIDLLLRQIPIIYRSQFTFLDHFPVCNIHAVLLYAVTDCSVWFTVTFTFDRFVAICCQKLKTNYCTKKTAALVLGTASVLSCLKNIFWYFVFEGQYLLSNNPWFCFAVTGVSTSPVWAVIELLHYILTPCVPFILIAFLNVFTVRHILVASRARRRLRGHSSGESTRDPEMESRRKSMILLFVISGNFIVLWVVFMLYSINRRLLYLDSSSVILHPLVQELGFMLQLLSCCTNTCIYAVTQAKFREQLKNVVKYPFTVIVKFIK